Proteins encoded within one genomic window of Lampris incognitus isolate fLamInc1 chromosome 1, fLamInc1.hap2, whole genome shotgun sequence:
- the si:ch211-145o7.3 gene encoding forkhead box protein N2 yields MESSSETLPAFPPSSPCLTAPGGALPFSSSLEQTSSNVHVSLPLSPPSFPPSPVLLSPTASESFHSLSFSQSLSTQCLEEQNVYCLSSANVSDQDDLTCLSWLHQRGNLLPLQPLSKMTQLLQLEAQPSVHIKQPPSSSSKPPYSFSSLIFMAIEYSPEKRLPVKGIYEWIVNSFPYYRTASGGWRNSVRHNLSLSKSFRRIHRDKSQVVGKGSLWCVCPEYRPALLEVLRKTHYYHSTNSNLLNKSALLEEADYGESLCDSVEITDSLPQNLLLSTPSPEALMSDNLTLSENPPCPLTPDHEELVTMEPIEYQEEVAEEMEKDPLSDSGYIELHYYQCHQYQYLVLPGDTDLDLETVEILQLDAEAQEAAGSLLDLAGGGGH; encoded by the exons atggagagtagCTCTGAGACACTGCCAGCCTTTCCACCCTCTTCACCCTGTCTCACCGCTCCCGGTGGGGCCCTGCCATTCTCCTCCTCTCTTGAGCAGACCTCCTCAAATGTCCATGTTTCACTCCCACTTTCGCCTCCCTCTTTCCCGCCGTCCCCTGTCTTGCTCTCCCCCACCGCCTCCGAATCATTTCACTCTTTATCTTTCTCGCAAAGCTTGTCCACTCAGTGCCTCGAAGAGCAAAACGTTTACTGCCTCAGCTCGGCAAACGTGTCCGACCAGGATGATTTGACCTGCCTCAGCTGGCTGCATCAGAGGGGCAACTTGCTACCGCTGCAGCCCTTGTCAAAAATGACACAACTGCTCCAGCTCGAGGCACAGCCCTCTGTGCATATCAAGCAACCTCCTTCCTCCTCATCCAAGCCCCCATATTCCTTCAGTAGTCTTATCTTCATGGCCATAGAGTATTCACCAGAGAAGAGGCTTCCAGTGAAAGGTATCTATGAATGGATTGTTAACAGCTTCCCCTACTACAGGACAGCTTCTGGAGGTTGGAGGAACTCTGTCCGGCACAATCTTTCTCTAAGTAAGAGCTTCCGTCGCATTCACAGGGACAAGAGCCAGGTGG TTGGGAAGGGGTCACTGTGGTGTGTGTGCCCGGAGTACCGGCCAGCACTCCTTGAAGTGCTTAGGAAGACCCATTATTACCACAGCACAAACAGCAACCTGTTGAATAAATCTGCACT TTTGGAGGAAGCAGACTATGGAGAGTCTCTATGTGACTCTGTGGAAATCACAG ATTCTCTTCCTCAAAACCTCCTCCTATCCACGCCCTCACCCGAAGCCCTAATGTCGGATAATCTGACGCTGTCTGAAAACCCACCCTGTCCTCTGACGCCTGATCATGAGGAGCTTGTTACCATGGAGCCCATTGAATACCAAGAAGAGGTTGCTGAGGAGATGGAGAAAGACCCTTTGTCAGATAGCGGGTACATAGAGTTACACTATTACCAGTGTCATCAATACCAGTATCTGGTCTTGCCAGGTGATACAGATCTGGATCTTGAGACGGTAGAGATCCTACAGCTTGATGCTGAGGCCCAGGAGGCTGCTGGGTCTCTGCTTGACCTTGCAGGAGGTGGTGGACATTAA
- the yif1a gene encoding protein YIF1A isoform X2 — translation MAGPSTGPQGGAGINVFSDPMANAAMMYGSSLANQGKDMVNKEISRFMSVNKLKYFFAVDTRYVMKKLMLLMFPYTHQDWEVRYHRDTPLTPRHDVNAPDLYIPTMAFITYILLAGMALGIQKRFSPEVLGLCASTALVWIIIEVLVMLLSLYLLTVHTDLSTFDLIAYSGYKYVGMIFTVLCGLLFGSDGYFVALAWSSCALMFFIVRSLKMKILSSLSSDAMGAGASAKPRLRLYITVATAAFQPVIIYWLTSHLVR, via the exons ATGGCTGGACCTTCAACTGGTCCTCAAGGGGGAGCTGGAATCAACGTGTTTTCTGACCCAATGGCCAATGCTGCGATGATGTATGGCTCTTCCCTGGCCAACCAGGGAAAGGATATGGTTAACAAAGAG ATCAGCAGATTTATGTCTGTGAACAAGCTGAAATATTTCTTTGCTGTTGACACCAGATATGTCATGAAGAAACTTATGCTCCTCATGTTCCCCTATACACATCAG GACTGGGAAGTTCGCTACCATCGAGACACTCCACTTACACCAAGACATGATGTGAATGCACCTGATCTTTATATACCAA CAATGGCTTTCATAACCTACATTTTGCTTGCCGGAATGGCCCTTGGCATTCAAAAAAG GTTCAGTCCAGAGGTGCTTGGGTTGTGTGCCAGCACTGCTCTAGTATGGATCATCATTGAGGTGTTGGTGATGTTGCTGAGTCTTTACCTGCTGACTGTACACACTGACCTCTCAACTTTTGATCTGATCGCCTACAGCGGCTACAAATATGTTGG GATGATCTTCACAGTGCTTTGTGGCTTACTGTTTGGCAGTGATGGCTATTTTGTGGCTCTTGCCTGGTCCTCCTGTGCCCTCATGTTCTTTATT GTCCGTTCTCTGAAAATGAAGATTCTGTCGTCCCTGTCGTCTGACGCGATGGGGGCTGGAGCAAGTGCCAAACCTCGTCTCCGCTTGTATATAACTGTGGCTACTGCTGCCTTTCAGCCAGTTATAATATACTGGCTAACCTCTCACTTGGTGAGGTGA
- the yif1a gene encoding protein YIF1A isoform X1 has product MDLPHHGHRATKPRARAAPPTGDPLLFEDTSSSAQAVNSQAYYTPGYNMAGPSTGPQGGAGINVFSDPMANAAMMYGSSLANQGKDMVNKEISRFMSVNKLKYFFAVDTRYVMKKLMLLMFPYTHQDWEVRYHRDTPLTPRHDVNAPDLYIPTMAFITYILLAGMALGIQKRFSPEVLGLCASTALVWIIIEVLVMLLSLYLLTVHTDLSTFDLIAYSGYKYVGMIFTVLCGLLFGSDGYFVALAWSSCALMFFIVRSLKMKILSSLSSDAMGAGASAKPRLRLYITVATAAFQPVIIYWLTSHLVR; this is encoded by the exons ATGGACCTGCCACATCATGGACATCGAGCAA CAAAACCAAGAGCTCGTGCAGCCCCCCCCACAGGAGATCCTCTTCTGTTTGAAGATACCAGCTCCTCAGCACAAGCAGTGAATAGTCAGGCATACTACACTCCTGGGTACAATATGGCTGGACCTTCAACTGGTCCTCAAGGGGGAGCTGGAATCAACGTGTTTTCTGACCCAATGGCCAATGCTGCGATGATGTATGGCTCTTCCCTGGCCAACCAGGGAAAGGATATGGTTAACAAAGAG ATCAGCAGATTTATGTCTGTGAACAAGCTGAAATATTTCTTTGCTGTTGACACCAGATATGTCATGAAGAAACTTATGCTCCTCATGTTCCCCTATACACATCAG GACTGGGAAGTTCGCTACCATCGAGACACTCCACTTACACCAAGACATGATGTGAATGCACCTGATCTTTATATACCAA CAATGGCTTTCATAACCTACATTTTGCTTGCCGGAATGGCCCTTGGCATTCAAAAAAG GTTCAGTCCAGAGGTGCTTGGGTTGTGTGCCAGCACTGCTCTAGTATGGATCATCATTGAGGTGTTGGTGATGTTGCTGAGTCTTTACCTGCTGACTGTACACACTGACCTCTCAACTTTTGATCTGATCGCCTACAGCGGCTACAAATATGTTGG GATGATCTTCACAGTGCTTTGTGGCTTACTGTTTGGCAGTGATGGCTATTTTGTGGCTCTTGCCTGGTCCTCCTGTGCCCTCATGTTCTTTATT GTCCGTTCTCTGAAAATGAAGATTCTGTCGTCCCTGTCGTCTGACGCGATGGGGGCTGGAGCAAGTGCCAAACCTCGTCTCCGCTTGTATATAACTGTGGCTACTGCTGCCTTTCAGCCAGTTATAATATACTGGCTAACCTCTCACTTGGTGAGGTGA
- the fosl1a gene encoding fos-related antigen 1a isoform X1 yields the protein MYRNFGNQGRGNPTYNSESGSPLTGSNSVCLGSTSTSTIQQEQKFTMAGSGQFVPSLNAITTNQDLQWLVQPSLMPPPGPSQSPRPPYPVLSGIRPMTHSPSQPHLLRPGVIRAAANSVGSTRRRNDEHVRKRNFTRLSPEEVERRRVRRERNKLAAAKCRNRRRELTDTLQSETDQLEDEKSRLQKEIAELQKERDKLELVLEAHRPICKIEDSDSDSDPKPALSSSGGIKMEPGGSALPGPSRKTQTKLERPKPKITIPTRPTASFAASESESLHTPVLTSTPSLTPFAAGLVFTYPSSVLDTSVAAQSQGPSTSSSQPSHAQHSCKPQPCGVAHRRSSSSGDQSDHSLHSPPILTL from the exons ATGTACCGGAACTTTGGAAACCAAGGAAGAGGCAACCCGACGTACAACAGCGAGTCTGGGTCACCCCTCACTGGGTCAAACTCTGTATGCTTAGGTAGTACTAGTACCTCAACTATACAACAGGAACAG AAATTTACCATGGCTGGTAGTGGTCAGTTTGTACCGAGTCTGAATGCTATTACCACCAACCAAGACCTCCAGTGGTTGGTGCAACCTTCCCTCATGCCTCCGCCGGGCCCCTCACAATCTCCACGGCCTCCTTACCCAGTTCTCTCAGGGATCCGGCCCATGACTCACTCACCCTCccaaccacatctcctccgaccAGGGGTCATAAGAGCAGCTGCAAACTCTGTGGGCTCAACCAGACGCAGAAATGATGAGCATGTAAGGAAAAGAAACTTCACCAGG TTATCCCCAGAAGAAGTAGAGAGGCGCAGAGtacggagagagagaaataaattgGCGGCTGCAAAATGTCGTAATCGCCGTCGTGAGCTGACAGACACGCTGCAAAGT GAGACTGACCAGTTGGAGGACGAAAAGTCCCGCCTACAGAAGGAAATAGCTGAGCTGCAGAAGGAGAGGGACAAACTTGAACTGGTCTTGGAGGCACACCGTCCCATTTGTAAAATCGAGGActcggattctgattctgacccgAAACCGGCGCTATCCTCTTCGGGGGGTATCAAAATGGAACCCGGGGGCTCTGCCTTACCTGGGCCCTCGAGGAAAACCCAAACAAAGCTGGAGAGGCCAAAACCAAAGATTACCATCCCTACCAGGCCTACAGCCTCGTTTGCTGCGTCTGAATCAGAATCCCTCCACACTCCAGTCCTCACGTCTACTCCGTCACTCACCCCATTCGCAGCTGGTTTGGTGTTCACCTATCCCTCTTCCGTTTTAGATACCAGCGTTGCTGCGCAGTCCCAAGGACCCTCCACATCGTCTTCGCAACCGAGTCATGCCCAACATTCTTGTAAACCCCAACCATGTGGCGTAGCCCATCGCCGGAGCAGCAGTAGTGGTGACCAGTCAGATCACTCTCTGCACTCTCCTCCCATCCTCACACTTTGA
- the fosl1a gene encoding fos-related antigen 1a isoform X2, with amino-acid sequence MYRNFGNQGRGNPTYNSESGSPLTGSNSVCLGSTSTSTIQQEQKFTMAGSGQFVPSLNAITTNQDLQWLVQPSLMPPPGPSQSPRPPYPVLSGIRPMTHSPSQPHLLRPGVIRAAANSVGSTRRRNDEHLSPEEVERRRVRRERNKLAAAKCRNRRRELTDTLQSETDQLEDEKSRLQKEIAELQKERDKLELVLEAHRPICKIEDSDSDSDPKPALSSSGGIKMEPGGSALPGPSRKTQTKLERPKPKITIPTRPTASFAASESESLHTPVLTSTPSLTPFAAGLVFTYPSSVLDTSVAAQSQGPSTSSSQPSHAQHSCKPQPCGVAHRRSSSSGDQSDHSLHSPPILTL; translated from the exons ATGTACCGGAACTTTGGAAACCAAGGAAGAGGCAACCCGACGTACAACAGCGAGTCTGGGTCACCCCTCACTGGGTCAAACTCTGTATGCTTAGGTAGTACTAGTACCTCAACTATACAACAGGAACAG AAATTTACCATGGCTGGTAGTGGTCAGTTTGTACCGAGTCTGAATGCTATTACCACCAACCAAGACCTCCAGTGGTTGGTGCAACCTTCCCTCATGCCTCCGCCGGGCCCCTCACAATCTCCACGGCCTCCTTACCCAGTTCTCTCAGGGATCCGGCCCATGACTCACTCACCCTCccaaccacatctcctccgaccAGGGGTCATAAGAGCAGCTGCAAACTCTGTGGGCTCAACCAGACGCAGAAATGATGAGCAT TTATCCCCAGAAGAAGTAGAGAGGCGCAGAGtacggagagagagaaataaattgGCGGCTGCAAAATGTCGTAATCGCCGTCGTGAGCTGACAGACACGCTGCAAAGT GAGACTGACCAGTTGGAGGACGAAAAGTCCCGCCTACAGAAGGAAATAGCTGAGCTGCAGAAGGAGAGGGACAAACTTGAACTGGTCTTGGAGGCACACCGTCCCATTTGTAAAATCGAGGActcggattctgattctgacccgAAACCGGCGCTATCCTCTTCGGGGGGTATCAAAATGGAACCCGGGGGCTCTGCCTTACCTGGGCCCTCGAGGAAAACCCAAACAAAGCTGGAGAGGCCAAAACCAAAGATTACCATCCCTACCAGGCCTACAGCCTCGTTTGCTGCGTCTGAATCAGAATCCCTCCACACTCCAGTCCTCACGTCTACTCCGTCACTCACCCCATTCGCAGCTGGTTTGGTGTTCACCTATCCCTCTTCCGTTTTAGATACCAGCGTTGCTGCGCAGTCCCAAGGACCCTCCACATCGTCTTCGCAACCGAGTCATGCCCAACATTCTTGTAAACCCCAACCATGTGGCGTAGCCCATCGCCGGAGCAGCAGTAGTGGTGACCAGTCAGATCACTCTCTGCACTCTCCTCCCATCCTCACACTTTGA
- the ccdc85b gene encoding coiled-coil domain-containing protein 85B has protein sequence MNGACCTLQPDSLSGRASRWGKMGSDGEIFNRELSKMSDDDLLACSKEELVHRLRKEESDKISALIQRGRLIKEVNKQLQGHLLEIRELKVINQRLQEENTELRDLCCFLDDDRLKVKKLAREWQLFGHHAAKVMREDLGGYLKKLADLERMQDGLVKENLDLKELCLVLEEECVSRSDSSPGGSTELNLPCMVARDLGDGSSSTGSVGSPDQLHLVCSPDD, from the exons ATGAACGGAGCATGCTGCACACTTCAACCAGACAGCCTATCAG GTAGAGCCAGCCGGTGGGGGAAAATGGGCAGCGACGGCGAGATCTTCAACAGGGAATTGTCGAAGATGTCCGACGACGATCTGTTGGCGTGCTCCAAGGAGGAGCTGGTGCACCGACTGCGCAAAGAGGAGTCGGACAAAATATCGGCGCTCATTCAGCGCGGTCGGCTGATAAAGGAGGTGAACAAGCAACTGCAGGGACACCTCCTTGAGATCAGGGAACTGAAGGTCATCAATCAGCGTCTCCAGGAGGAAAACACGGAGCTGCGCGACCTGTGCTGCTTCCTCGACGACGACCGGCTCAAAGTGAAGAAGCTGGCGAGGGAATGGCAGCTGTTCGGCCACCACGCCGCCAAAGTGATGCGGGAGGACCTGGGCGGATACTTGAAAAAACTCGCCGACCTCGAGCGGATGCAGGACGGACTCGTCAAAGAGAACCTGGACCTGAAGGAACTGTGCCTGGTGCTGGAGGAGGAGTGTGTCAGCAGGAGCGACTCCAGCCCCGGCGGGTCGACCGAGCTCAACCTGCCCTGCATGGTGGCCCGGGACCTGGGCGACGGGAGCTCCAGCACCGGCAGCGTGGGAAGTCCGGACCAGCTTCACCTGGTGTGCTCACCTGACGACTGA
- the fibpa gene encoding fibroblast growth factor (acidic) intracellular binding protein a: MSVELDVFVGNTTIMDEEVYQLWLDGYTVNDAVKVRMEGGVLEEFEASSDVLLSDTMDQYRTFQMCERLLYIPAKLANQLLFQIPPHRQAMLIERYYAFDDVFVREVLGKKLSKGTKKDLDDVSAKTGVTLKSCRRQFDNFKRVFKVVEELKGPLAENIRQHFLLSDKLARDYAAIVFFANNRFETGKRKLQYLTFQDFAFCAGQLINHWTVGAVDNMVEDMDVDLDKEFLQELKELKILITDKDLLDQHKSLVCTALRGKTKAFNEMEANFKNLSRGLVNIAAKLTNTKDVRDFFIDLVEKFIEPCRSDRWTAADMRLYLTHYTNSAHILDTFKHQVVWDRYMGVVKSCIFKMYHD, from the exons ATGTCTGTAGAGCTTGATGTCTTCGTGGGCAATACCACCATTATGGATGAGGAAGTTTATCAGCTGTGGCTGGATGGCTACACAG TGAATGATGCTGTGAAGGTACGCATGGAGGGTGGGGTGTTGGAAGAGTTCGAGGCGAGTTCAGATGTTCTACTGAGTGACACCATGGATCAGTATAGAACCTTCCAGATGTGTGAACGTCTTCTGTACATCCCAGCCAAGCTAGCCAATCAGCTTCTGTTCCAGATTCCTCCTCATCGACAAGCCATGCTCATAGAGAG ATACTATGCATTTGATGATGTGTTTGTCCGGGAGGTCTTGGGAAAGAAACTCTCAAAAGGAACCAAGAAAGACCTGGATGATGTCAGCGCAAAGACTGGAGTAACGCTTAAAAGCTGTAGACGACAG tTTGACAACTTCAAGCGTGTTTTCAAAGTTGTGGAAGAACTGAAAGGACCCCTGGCGGAGAACATTCGTCAACATTTTCTTTTGTCTGACAAGCTAGCAAG GGATTATGCTGCCATTGTTTTCTTCGCCAACAACCGCTTTGAGACGGGCAAAAGAAAACTCCAGTATCTCACATTCCAGGACTTTGCCTTCTGTGCTGGTCAACTCATCAACCACTGGACAGTTGGGGCTGTTG ATAATATGGTGGAAGATATGGATGTAGATCTTGACAAAGAATTTTTACAAGAGCTGAAAGAACTGAAGATTTTAATCACTGATAAGGATCTACTGGATCAGCACAAAAG TCTGGTTTGCACGGCCCTCAGAGGAAAGACGAAAGCCTTTAATGAGATGGAGGCTAATTTCAAG AATCTTTCCAGGGGTCTTGTCAACATTGCAGCAAAGCTAACCAACACAAAAGATGTCCGAGATTTCTTCATTGATCTGGTGGAGAAG TTTATCGAGCCCTGCCGTTCAGACCGATGGACAGCTGCAGACATGAGACTCTACCTCACTCACTACACCAACTCTGCTCACATACTCGACACATTCAA ACACCAGGTTGTTTGGGACAGATACATGGGCGTGGTGAAAAGTTGTATCTTCAAAATGTACCATGACTGA